A region of Oxyura jamaicensis isolate SHBP4307 breed ruddy duck chromosome 5, BPBGC_Ojam_1.0, whole genome shotgun sequence DNA encodes the following proteins:
- the CHRM4 gene encoding muscarinic acetylcholine receptor M4, protein MAADNRSAAGGGAPWGLPDFLFQKELLAARDTDPMHNLSAQPWQVKMANLTYDNVTLSNRSEVAIQPPTNYKTVELVFIATVTGSLSLVTVVGNILVMLSIKVNRQLQTVNNYFLFSLACADLIIGVFSMNLYTVYIIKGYWPLGAVVCDLWLALDYVVSNASVMNLLIISFDRYFCVTKPLTYPARRTTKMAGLMIAAAWILSFILWAPAILFWQFIVGKRTVPERECYIQFLSNPAVTFGTAIAAFYLPVVIMTVLYIHISLASRSRVRRHKPESRKERKGKSLSFFKAPLIKQNNNNSPKRAVEVKEEVRNGKVDDQPSAQTEATGHQEEKETSNESSTVSMTQTTKDKTTAEILPAGQGQSPAHPRVNPTSKWSKIKIVTKQTGTECVTAIEIVPAKGGASDHNSLSNSRPANVARKFASIARSQVRKKRQMAAREKKVTRTIFAILLAFILTWTPYNVMVLINTFCETCVPETVWSIGYWLCYVNSTINPACYALCNATFKKTFKHLLMCQYRNIGTAR, encoded by the exons ATGGCCGCTGACAACCGctcggcggcgggcggcggagcgccctgggggctgcccg ATTTCCTCTTCCAGAAGGAGCTGCTTGCTGCCAGAGACACAG ACCCCATGCACAACCTCTCTGCGCAGCCCTGGCAGGTGAAGATGGCCAACCTGACCTACGACAACGTCACCCTCAGCAACCGCTCTGAGGTGGCCATCCAGCCTCCCACCAACTACAAGACGGTGGAGCTGGTTTTCATCGCCACGGTCACCGGCTCGCTCAGCCTCGTCACCGTGGTAGGCAACATCCTGGTGATGCTGTCCATCAAGGTGAACCGCCAGCTCCAGACCGTCAACAACTACTTCCTCTTCAGCCTGGCCTGCGCGGACCTCATCATCGGGGTCTTCTCCATGAACCTCTACACGGTCTACATCATCAAAGGCTACTGGCCGCTGGGGGCTGTGGTGTGCGACCTGTGGCTGGCCCTGGACTACGTGGTGAGCAACGCCTCAGTCATGAACTTACTCATCATCAGCTTTGACCGGTACTTCTGTGTCACCAAGCCCCTGACGTACCCGGCCAGGAGGACCACCAAGATGGCAGGGCTCATGATTGCAGCTGCGTGGATATTGTCCTTCATTCTCTGGGCCCCTGCCATCTTGTTCTGGCAGTTCATTGTGGGCAAGAGGACAGTCCCCGAGAGGGAATGCTACATCCAGTTCCTCTCCAATCCAGCAGTGACCTTTGGCACGGCCATCGCTGCTTTCTACCTGCCCGTGGTCATCATGACGGTGCTGTACATCCACATCTCCctggccagcaggagcagggtgaggaGGCACAAGCCTGAAagcaggaaagagaggaaaggcaaGTCCCTCAGCTTTTTCAAGGCCCCCCTGAtcaaacagaacaacaacaactcCCCCAAGAGGGCAGTGGAGGTGAAGGAGGAGGTGAGGAACGGGAAGGTGGATGACCAGCCCTCAGCACAGACAGAGGCCACTGGCCatcaggaggagaaggagaccTCCAACGAGTCCAGCACGGTCAGCATGACCCAGACCACAAAAGACAAGACCACAGCAGAAATCTTGCCAGCAGGGCAAGGACAGAGCCCAGCCCACCCCCGGGTGAACCCAACTTCCAAGTGGTCCAAGATCAAGATCGTCACCAAGCAGACGGGGACCGAGTGTGTCACCGCCATCGAGATCGTCCCAGCTAAGGGAGGAGCCTCTGACCACAACTCCCTGTCCAACAGCCGCCCAGCCAATGTTGCCAGGAAGTTTGCCAGCATTGCCAGGAGCCAGGTGCGGAAGAAGCGCCAGATGGCAGCCCGGGAGAAGAAGGTCACCCGGACCATATTTGCCATCCTGCTGGCCTTCATACTCACGTGGACTCCATACAACGTCATGGTCCTCATTAACACCTTCTGTGAGACCTGCGTTCCCGAAACGGTGTGGTCCATCGGCTACTGGCTCTGCTACGTCAACAGCACCATTAACCCGGCCTGCTACGCCCTCTGCAATGCCACCTTCAAGAAAACCTTTAAGCATCTCCTCATGTGCCAGTACAGGAACATTGGCACAGCCAGATAA